The following nucleotide sequence is from Coffea eugenioides isolate CCC68of chromosome 3, Ceug_1.0, whole genome shotgun sequence.
NNNNNNNNNNNNNNNNNNNNNNNNNNNNNNNNNNNNNNNNNNNNNNNNNNNNNNNNNNNNNNNNNNNNNNNNNNNNNNNNNNNNNNNNNNNNNNNNNNNNNNNNNNNNNNNNNNNNNNNNNNNNNNNNNNNNNNNNNNNNNNNNNNNNNNNNNNNNNNNNNNNNNNNNNNNNNNNNNNNNNNNNNNNNNNNNNNNNNNNNNNNNNNNNNNNNNNNNNNNNNNNNNNNNNNNNNNNNNNNNNNNNNNNNNNNNNNNNNNNNNNNNNNNNNNNNNNNNNNNNNNNNNNNNNNNNNNNNNNNNNNNNNNNNNNNNNNNNNNNNNNNNNNNNNNNNNNNNNNNNNNNNNNNNNNNNNNNNNNNNNNNNNNNNNNNNNNNNNNNNNNNNNNNNNNNNNNNNNNNNNNNNNNNNNNNNNNNNNNNNNNNNNNNNNNNNNNNNNNNNNNNNNNNNNNNNNNNNNNNNNNNNNNNNNNNNNNNNNNNNNNNNNNNNNNNNNNNNNNNNNNNNNNNNNNNNNNNNNNNNNNNNNNNNNNNNNNNNNNNNNNNNNNNNNNNNNNNNNNNNNNNNNNNNNNNNNNNNNNNNNNNNNNNNNNNNNNNNNNNNNNNNNNNNNNNNNNNNNNNNNNNNNNNNNNNNNNNNNNNNNNNNNNNNNNNNNNNNNNNNNNNNNNNNNNNNNNNNNNNNNNNNNNNNNNNNNNNNNNNNNNNNNNNNTGTTAATTCTGCATCTCCAATATTTGAAACAAAGATAATAACAAAAATGGCAACCATACTGAGTTAGGTGAAGTGCGGTCCCTCTGCCAGTAGTGTGCAATCCACTATCACTAGTAAAGTAGAGCACACTATATAGTGCTTGATGATGAAAAACAAAGATTATATCCACAGGGGAAATGGAATCAGTTTCAAGAAAGCTTCTTTCCAGTCTCTTCTTTTTACTCCAAGCCCTCCTGTTTTTCATCATTGCTGTTTCCAGTGTCGATGATGCACACTCAACATGTAATGGTTCAATAGCAGAGTGTAATCAAGACTTTGAAACCCTGATGGATTCGGAGATAAGCAGAAGGTTTCTGGCAGAAAAGAGGTATATCTCTAATGGGGCTTTAAGGAGGGATGAGCCAGCCTGCAATAGTGGTGGTAGGGGTGAACCATATTCTTCAAGTGAAGGATGTCTTCCTCCTGAATCTAACCGTTATAATCGAGGTTGTTCTGCATATTATAAGTGCCGCCAAAATGCCTAGAGTACAGTAGACACATGATTCTGGAGATAAAAGATTATCATATTCTGCTTTTGCTATGTACAAATGGGGCTTTGTgcaactctttgtacaaaataTTGATCGCCAAGAACTCCTAAAACATTCCATGTACTTTTTCCCAGAAACaggagcaaatcaaagtttccTATTGTTTCTCCAAGTACCACCTACATCTTAGCTGGTCATATATGCAGTCACTTTTAACATCTTACTCGAGACATAGTCTAATCAAATCTACATGAGAATAGTTATTCTCGCCATCCTAAAGTTTAAATGGAGAGGAAGAAGAACAAGATTTCGGAGGGTAACACAATTGGATAGAGGAAGTACTCTTTGCTTGCTGTTCCATACCTGTTTTCTTCTCAACTATTTTATGGCTTTCATTTCTCTTCCATAGATTTtgctcatttttctctttccagGGAGTAAGATTGAAATTCGACatctttttcccaaaaaattGTTTTGCTTCCTAATAATGATCATAAAGGTTGCTACATGAATAGCCTAGAAGGTCAAACAAATCTTCTCTGCTTTGCAGGAAGTACAAAATCCAGTACTCATGGAGAAAGAACAGAGACAAAGTGCAAAACATCAAAAGCTACATAAGTAGACCGGCAAGATCAAAATGAAATGCATTTGAGCCTCAATTAGAATTCTCTCAAATAGAAATGTGAATTTTGACGTAAAAGATGCCCACAAAGAGCACTTCACAGATGAAGAGTAAAGGTTCTGATGATAAAAGACATCTTGCAATCATTTGAGCAGACACTTTAGCTTTAATATCAAACTTTCTAGTTGCTGTAAACAATTAGACAACAAAATCATTAGCTTCCTTCACGTATAACCAGTAATtcacctaaaatgaaatttCCACACTTCTCGAAGATTAGAGGACCCGTCTGCAATCTCAGCAACCATTGTCGATGCCAAAACACCTAGGACAAGGAGTTCAAGGTTAATAAGGAAACCTAAAAGCTCACTTTCTGAATGTACTGGTGCAATAGCCTTAAGATCCTTGGCACATTAAGCACAATACAAACATTATGTTTCCCTTCTTTGGTGATGCCACTCTCTCTTTAAACAATTCTTTTGGATCCAACAAGGAtatttcttcttcctccctgACCCCCTTTCTCAGTTTTCAGatattttacattttagaaattATCAatctgaaaaaataataattgcaCAAAGGCCAGCTATTTCATGAGAGTGAAAGTGGTACATGGCATACAAGATACC
It contains:
- the LOC113766016 gene encoding protein RALF-like 32, with amino-acid sequence MESVSRKLLSSLFFLLQALLFFIIAVSSVDDAHSTCNGSIAECNQDFETLMDSEISRRFLAEKRYISNGALRRDEPACNSGGRGEPYSSSEGCLPPESNRYNRGCSAYYKCRQNA